The segment GTGCTGGCAGCCATCCCCTCACTAAGCATCCGATCTACATCAATAAAAGCTTCTGCTCTTCCTTCGTATGGAAGGTCTTCTCGCTCTTTGCCCATTAACTCACATCCTTTCTATAGTATTAGTATGTGAGGGGAGAAGTAAGCTCATTCGCTCCTTTTTAACATCCCGAGATACCGTGCGTAATGAAACGGTCGTTGAAGAATATCTGCCCATTCGCCTGAAAAAGAAGGGTGGTCAAAGGCGGACTTTCCTGGTTTTGAGTTAATTTCAAGTAAACAGAGCTGATCGTCAGCGGTGACCGCTATATCAACGCCTGCTTCCCCGACCTCATCACCGTACATGTCATCAAGAACGTCACAAACCTCATACGTGAGCTGAATCATTTCGTTTTTTCGGCTTTTTGCTTCATTTGAACGGAATGTTTGTTCAGCTGGTAAAACCGTTCCGCCATATTTTGAATGAGTCGTTGGGTTGTGGTCAGCTGCAAGCTTTGCGACTATGCCGGTAAATTGCCAACGTCCGTTGTCCGTCTTATTCATATGAATACGATAATCTGTTGCTTGCCCTTGATACTTTTTTAAAGCGACCCCTTGCTGAAGAACGCATTGGTCAAGCTGATAACCATGCTGTTGAATGAGTTCATTGATATCTGTTAAAGAGCATTCTTCCTTATACATCGTTTTTTCATTTTGGTAATACACACATGTATAAGCATTCTCTTTTTGCTCTTTCTTTAGCTGGATAATCCCTCTGCCTGAGCTTCCTGATGTGGGCTTAAGATAAACGGTGTCATGTCGGTCAAGAAACGCCTCTAAGTCAAGACGATCTGGGGATAAGATTGTTTCGGGTAGGAAGTGCTTTGTCTTTTCATGACGAAGTAGCTGACTGTAGAGCTCGGCTTTGTCGAAAAAACCTGGGTTAAACCATGGAATGTCTCGCACTATTTTCGTCTTATAACGTAGTGCTGTTAATTCGTATAATTGCTCAGCCTGTCTGTT is part of the Litoribacterium kuwaitense genome and harbors:
- a CDS encoding YheC/YheD family endospore coat-associated protein, whose product is MQNVFPLVVEPSDQLFVQLPKPLRSQEQTAVIYHTHLKQDVEVSTRHDNSLVLSKRVAQALLLPASLPSASVWTVDHNDHLEIHLGPIIGIVTAGFTDNEEQPLGKRTPSFKQLLQAASKAGVIAYVFGHHHVFWEDQQMKGWFFSEQRGWQSHIWPMPDCIYDKIPNRQAEQLYELTALRYKTKIVRDIPWFNPGFFDKAELYSQLLRHEKTKHFLPETILSPDRLDLEAFLDRHDTVYLKPTSGSSGRGIIQLKKEQKENAYTCVYYQNEKTMYKEECSLTDINELIQQHGYQLDQCVLQQGVALKKYQGQATDYRIHMNKTDNGRWQFTGIVAKLAADHNPTTHSKYGGTVLPAEQTFRSNEAKSRKNEMIQLTYEVCDVLDDMYGDEVGEAGVDIAVTADDQLCLLEINSKPGKSAFDHPSFSGEWADILQRPFHYARYLGMLKRSE